The Rhea pennata isolate bPtePen1 chromosome 5, bPtePen1.pri, whole genome shotgun sequence nucleotide sequence ATCGAGAGGCTTCTGCCTTGCTCAGGGTTTTGTTTCTAGGGGCAGAGGGAAAAATCCACTCTCCTAAAAGAGTACGTGTCCCAGTGGGGAAGGTGGGTTAGAAAGGCCCATTCCCATGGTAGTACTGGAGTTGAGGCATGGTGAGTTGGAGAGCCTCAGCACAGGCTGAAAGCCTGTGGAAGAGTAAAGCAGCAAGGCCAGCTCCCCTGAGTGCTGCCTCTGGGCAGAAGACCAGCATGCAGGCTGAACCCAGCCCAGCACCCCATCCGTGACCTGCCTCTCATTTTCCTTACCTGGATAAGGAGTCAGGTAGGTTTCCACAAATCTCTTGTGATCATTGTAAATGGTCCGTGCCATACCTGGCCAGGCCTGTGAGATGCAGAGGGCTCCAGAGATATCGTTTTCCAGAAGGACATTCCCCTGTAAGATAGTTAGCCTTTTTAATAACGGTGACTGAGGATAACTGGAGTGTTCAGCCGTCGCCCTGCAACAACCCCCTGTCAAAATGCCAGGGAAAACGGAGAGGAGAGTCCTGTGTACCCAGCATCAAGCTGCAGACCCTGTCTGCCCAGAGAGCTCTGCAACCAACTGCCTGCTATTCTGGGATGCACAGCACCTCCAGCTAGAAGCCCAGCTACCTCAGTAGGGCCTTGACTCCTCTTTCTTTGAGTACCAGTAACTTGTTTTAGCTAGAGCTGCTGGCATAGTTAAATGTAGCTGAGGAGCTTGAAAGCTGGCTAGGGAGCATTAGCAGAGTGTGTCGTTTCAGTAAAGAACAGTCtagaaaaaagcaatttctgcaCCAGTTGGAAGATGTTGCTACCAGTGTCACTATTGATCCCATTCCAGTAAAGAAGGTTGCTGGCTAACGGAGGCGAGAAGGAAAGACGCACCTGTAGCTCTCCACTCCCTTGAGCAACTACAGGCTCCAAGTTAGTGGGGGAAAGTGGGCCAGCGTCTGAGCTGCAGGTTATTAAAGTACCTTATCGTCCAGGAGGCAGGGGTTGATCCCAAAAAAGGGTCTCATGGCCATGCCTGGAAGGATCTCATCTCCAGGATTAGAAGGACGGGGTGAGATGCAGATGCCTCCCGTTTCTGAAACGAACAAGAACACGATGCTCACCGAAGccagggagagaagaaagccaGGTAATACTACTGAGACATCAGCCTTCACCTTGAACCTCTGCTGGGCTGCATGCTGGGCCTGGGTTTGCTGGCGACAAAGCCACTTTGCCAGAGAGCTGAGAAAGACTCTTCGTAGGAGAATGATCCTGCTTATTTACTTCAGCAGCGATCTGCTCCCTAGAGTCCACTGCCCCATGTTTCGCTGGGTTAGTTTTAAAGACCATTTATCTCTATCACATTTTGATGCCCATGACCTTTTGTCCTATGAGATTTGCTCACACAGGTGTGTCAGTAACAACCACTCCCTCTCGGccaacaaaacagcagcttaCTCCTAAAGcttggaagaaaagcagctggcCGTGCCTGGAACAAAGGGCTTTATGCATCTTACCAGTTTGCCACCATGTGTCCACTATCGGGCACCGTGCCTCGCCAACCACATGGAAGTACCACTCCCACGCCTCCTTGTTGATAGGTTCCCCCACTGCAAGGGGAAAGGCAGAGGGACAGAGCTGAAAGGCCAGGTCCAAACTAAAGCAAGGCAGAGCCACCCTTGCAACAAACTGCTACTGCTGTAATGGCCTCTCCCCATTTTCTGCTGCACTTGGCAGAGGCAGAGGACAAGAGGAGAGGTCTTCTCGACAAAACAGCCTTCTCCCGGCTGTTCTGCTCCAAGAGCAGCACAACCCAATGCCCAGGTCCAACCTAAGGATTTGCTGATCCAGCCCAGTGCTTACCTGAGCCAAGAACCTTGAGAGAAGAGCGATCATATTTCTTCACCCATTCATCACCATATCTCAGGAGCAAGCGGATAGCAGTGGGCGCCCCGTAGAACTGATTAATTTTTAACCTCTCTACTGTTTCCCAATAGCGTCCTGGAATGAAAACAGGGCCAGTAAGCACCTGCACAGGTTCCTCCAGCCTGAGCCCAAGACAGTGGGAGAGGAGGTGACAGGAGGGGCTCTCTAGCGGTACATGGACCTGGAGCCAAGCTAATTTCCCCAAGGCAGAATAGAAGCAGTCCAAGAGCAGCAGTAGTCTCTTTCCTTCCACATGACCTAGCTTCACTGCTCTCCCCGCTGCAGGGAGGGACAGGGAGAAACTGCATCATCCATGGAGAAACAACAGTAACTTCCCAACAAGACAGACTCGTCtagcagctctgcctgctccctctCCACAGGGCACAGTCCATAGTCTCCACAAAACCGTTCTAGCGCGAGAGTCTCACAGCAGCAGACCCAGTGATCCCCGTGAAGTGGCATCCAGGCCTTCCTCCTCATGCCATTCTGCGTGGCACAGACACAAAACCTTGCCTGGCATCAGAGCAGTCAGCTCCTTGCCTGCTGCAGTTCttgcaaggtgctgctgcattTCCTTGCTGCCACCGGTTGCCTTCTCACTCACCTGGGTTGGGATGGACAGGAGTGCTCTCAAAAAGGACTGTAGTGCCACCATTGCAGAGGGGACCGTAGACCACATAGCTGTGCCCGGTGATCCAGCCAATGTCTGCCACACAACCAAAGACGTCCCCATGTTGGTAGTCAAACACATACTGAACAAGAGAGGACAGACAGTGAGTGATGTAGCCTGGATGCAGGCCCTTCcctcctgccaaggaggacaaCCAAGACCAGTGTATCCTCCCAGCTCTAGCGCTATTGCTCACTGCATCCCTCTGCCTTCCCACCACCTCCAGCAGTGGCACCTTGTCCctgcagaggttttttttttttttttttttttttttttttttaatgttatcaataaataaataaaggtgcTTTATGAATGTGCAAGGGAAGAGCAATACGCTTTTTAAAAGTCCCAGGCaaatttgctcttttccttgGAGGAAAGctacagtatttctttctttcctctgatgTCCAGATACAGCTAACTCAAACGCTTTTACAGCACGAAAACTGGAGAACTGTCAGGGTGAGGAGGGTTCCTCTGTACCCACAGGACCGCATGGAAGGAAAGGAATTGTAGGCATGGGCAATGTCGTGGAGGATGCCTGTGAGCACCTGCAGACACTGCTGGACTCCAAACCCTGTGTAACCACTCAGGAAAACCCTGAGCTCAGCAGCGGAGCACTGAGGCAGCAAACGGAGCTACCGGTGGGACAGACTATGCCACAGGGCCATTACGCAGCCAGCAGTACGAACCCCTTGAGCACACCTCTTCAGGCAGGatgttgtggaagagaaaggaaaaggaccTACAGTGGTCAGTGGAGCTGCTCAGGGGACAGACAACGAGAACAGACAGCAGTTAAGCCAACCTGATAAGGGCTATTCCTGATCGCCACTGAGGGACTCTTGAGACAGATGCCCAGGGTTTCCCGTGCCTTTGCCTCTCACCCTCCCTGCTGGCGTGAGCAGCTCTGACCTCTTGTCCAGCCCTCAGGCTGTCCCTGGACTACACGACCAAGCCGGCTCTTTCCACCTCACCTGCTATGTGCAACCCACGTGCTGCTGCTCCCATTTTATGAGAAGACCGATTTTATGAGAGGTTAGAGCCCTCCCTCAGCCTGGAGCCACCCCAGCTGCCCGCTGGAGCTGACACCTCTCTGCCTCCACTGGGTGAGCCCGGCAGGGAGCAGAACATGCTGTTGTTTCCACTGCCACATGTCTTAGAAGACCCCTGACTCTAAGGCTGGAGTATGGGGAAATGAAGTCTGTTCTATGCAGGGCAGGATTCACAGCTGTcggcctggcagcagcaggtctATTTTCCTCAAGTactttccttcatttcctttgctCAATGCCAGGAAAATTCCCAGAGGCCCAACTCCTACCAGCCCATTGCTTCTCGCCTTTTGTTCTGGAATCTATTTCAGACCTTCGCGGCTCTTATTACTTCCCCCCATACGCAGGCTGCCAGGTCCTTGCAAGGGAGAGTTGGCCAGGGCCTCACGCGCCCCAGGGTGTTTGTAATGGAAACTTTCCCTGCTTGGTCCGTCTCTCTTTAACTCATCAGTGAATTATGGTAGCAGCACTCTGCCACGTCCAGCTGAGGGAACAGAGCAGTAAGTAATGCCAACCATGTGTCATGCTTTCCAGAGCACCTGAGTGCTAGCACAGCCCCATGCTGCTTGCTCCCTGTATTTCCATCTCAGGAAAAGAAGCCTCCAACCTCTCACAAACCAACTCTGATGCCTTGGGCTTCTCGAATCAGGCATCTCATGCTGTGCTGATGCCAACAGGACAACTGCACGATGACAGGGACTCAAGAGGGTTAAGCATCATGCTGAGTATAGCTGTACAGATAGTTCAGCTTACAGCAAAGCCAATGGCTTCCACATAtctcctgcctcctcccacTGTATGTGCCCCACAAGGTCTGGCCTCCAGCATTCCTCACTGACAGAGAGGACCCAGCACTGAGTCTGCTGTCTCACAGAGTGCAAAGTCTGAGACTCGACTGAAACTTCAGCCATGTAGAGGGAGAGCCAGACCCAAAGTAAAGGAACTGCACGGAGAACTCCCCTTTTCCAAGGGACTCCACttaatgttttagaaaagaCACTTCCCCCAGCCACTTGGAGGGACTCCTGAAGCCAAGGGCTACTTCATGCTGCACTCCATGCCCTTTTATCCAGCTCAGTTAGGGTTTGCTTTGGGAATACTGCTATACGGACTAGAGGCTTCCCTCTTCTTGAAATCGATCCACAATGTTCAGGTGCAGACTCTTAGTCTTTAGGGCACTCTTCAGTTTTTACTGCTATCCCCAGATATGCCTCTCCCAGAAATGCTACCTTTGATCTCCCACCTGAGCCGGGATTGTTAGGCTTaggggagaaagtctggagttTCAGGAGCAAATTGACTACTTCCTCATCACCCAGCAAAATACTTTCTCTGGCAAGGCTGAGCAACCCAGCCAGTGAGTCAGCATAGGACAgggcagggaaagaaagaacaaaagccaAGAGTGTAGCTTGAAGGGGTATGTGCTTAGGAACCCCTATTCCAGGGCACACGTTGCTCTCCCTCACTACCTGGATGGAGATGTGCTCCACTAGGGCTCCCAGAGATTTTGCTCTGGATGAAGGTGTGCTCTTTGCACAAGATGGCAGGTCCATTTGCTGCACTGCCTATGAATTACTAGCTCATGAGTGCTATGTGCCTGGGACTCGTTACCTTGTGTGTGAGGGCAGCATAGAGCAAGTAACCAGCTTGGGAATGGACCAGGCCCTTGGGTTTGCCGGTACTGCCTGACGTATAGAGAAGGAACAACATGTCTTCACTGTCCATAGCGACAGGCTCACAACACACATCCTCTTTCATCATTTCCTGCaacagagagcagagcagtcTTCATGCAGAGTCTCTCAAGTTTCCCTTGCTGTCCGTACACCTGCTTGGTTCGTTGGGTGGAGTGAGCACTGCACTGCAGTGCACTTCATACAGGCAACGCTTTGGCTCGCTCCTCTGTTAACTGACACTGGCTGGGTGCACAAAGTCAGGTCTGGCAGGGTGACAGCACTGAGCAGCACAGTGACAGACTTGGCTTCTTATGCCTACTCCTGGGTGTtgcattttctccttcactGCATCTCTCAGATTTGTCCCCAGACTGGAAGTTGAGCTTACACCTTGAATAATGCTCACTTTAACCACTGGATCCTCCATTTCTCCCCATCCAGTAGATGTCAGATGTTGCTGCTTGTAACTGTGCAGTTTGTCCATCATAAGATTCCTTCACTGGCATCCTTTCATCAAGTGATCAGGATGTATTGTCCCACAGGCCTTGCCCGCCTCCCCTCCAAGTCTTCCTCTGACCACCTGTACCTCCCTATTCCCACTGCATGGTCCTCCTCTGCTTTTGTACCTCCTCTCCCCCTGTTCAAGAGTTTGAACTCTTTTGCCTTGCTGAGCTGGCAAAACACTCTCCTCAGAGCAGATCTGCTGAGTAAGAGACAGCTATTTTTACACAGTCACTTCTTGGACCAGCACAGAGGTCTCCCAGGAAGCCTTTCTATCACTAATTGATTTTAGACAAGATGAGCACAGACAGAGAGAACTCTGTTCAGTTCAAGGGAGCTAAGAGAAACGCATGACAGGGTCTCACCTCTCCAGAAAGAGTCAGTACTCCATCCTGGCAGCCTGGACATCACGTCTGCTGTGAACAGCAGGCCCACAGCCTCATGATCTGCTCGCCTGGGCACAAGCTGCCAGCTGGCAGAGAGTGCCAGGTACACGGGCAGAGTTGTGTGTGACCTCTGTGGGGGACTAGGACCGGGCTCACAGCAAGTGTCCCAGCGTGGGGCAGGAGCGTTTCTAGCCCCTGGTCCACACTGTCACAAGCCCTTGTTTGTGCTGCCTGCTCATGACAGCAGAGGGATGGCTGCAGGAAGATCAACAAGTTACCTGTCCTGAGTGCTCCTGGGACTGCCCTGGACTCACATGCAGCTCTAGctctcactgctgcagcaggacaccATCCCCACCTTGTGTCaatgccagcagagctgctggggccAGCCAGGACCCACCCTTCCCATCCCGCCCCTGCTCCAAGAACGCACTACCCAGGAAAAGTGGAGCGGCTTTGGGCAGCCTCTCACCTCCTCCAGTGGCACATCCAAGGCTGTCATGGGAACCTTGCTGTCAGTCCTCATTGAAACCAGAACACGTTTCACTCCCGggcactgcttcacagcctCGTCCACCATCTTCTTTAGCTCAATGACCTTGCCACCTCTCAGCCCCTGGTTCACTGTGATCACTGTCTCTGACTGGGCTGGAGAGGCCAAAAGAAGAGCCACATAAACAGCTCTGCCCCTCACCACCTATCATACACCAGTCTGGCTCTAGCATGCACCCAGGACTTCCCACCCTGCTCCTCTCACACCATCTCCCAGCCCCTGTTACCTGAATCTTCTGTTTAACCAAAACAGTggctttttgtctttgttttgcagTCTGTTTCGCAGAACTGCCTGCATTGTGCCCCCTCAGAGGGGGAGCTGTATCCCAGCCCCTCACTCCCTTTGATGAAGAGAAGAACTAGTCCACCCCTCCCTTATCCCAGGAAGGCTTGGCAGGCCACCGCTGCTCAGAGGGGCTTATGCTAGTCCATTGCAGCTAGGCAAAGTCCCATGGGCTGAAAGATATTTAGTGAACCCATGCTGCTTTCTGGGGTACCAATCCCTGCTCCATGGCTATACATCATGGCAGGACACCCTCACTGAGCCTGGGGAGTCTTACCCAGAAGCACAATCTGTACCAAGCCTACACCTTGGTTGGGCTCTGCTTAGGTGTCATGGCTTGAGAAGTTTGCCACTGGCAGTCTCAGTTGCAGGAGGCTACAGACATAGTCATGCCCTGAGCTCCCCAGCTACTGAACCAGCAAGCTCAGCAGTGCTCAGCAGTTCCCAAAGGGATATGTGGGACACGTCCCTTTTACCTACTGGCTCTTACCATCCTGGATCCTGTCCGCCAGGGCCTCTGCACTGAACCCAGCGAACACCACAGCATGCACAGCCCCTATCCGGGCACAGGCTAACATGCTGGCCACGGCCAGTGGGCACGGGGGCATGTAGATGGTGACCCTGTCACCCCGTTTCACCCCATGCCGCTTCAAGGTGTTTCCCAGGCGACATGTCAactccagcagctccctgccGAAAGAAGCAAGGGCACAGTTAGAAACTTTCTTGCAGATCTTACCCACGTGCatggcgggggtgggggggagctcCCTCCTCCTGAGGGCCTTTCAGAGTCACAGATACATACCTGACATCCTTAAGCACCCTAATCTTCCCCTAGACTGGAAGCCCGTGGGAGAGCTGTCAACATGtcagtgggaaggaagggaggagacaGTCACTGACATGAGCCATTACTCATGGAAATGGAATAAATCCGAATGGCTTTTGTCCCTGTCCAGGGCTTTCCTCTGATCACTAACTAGCGCTAGAAGCAGGCTGTAGGGCCAGTAATGGGCACCGGTGATTCCTGTAGCTCAGCAAATTCACACCACCTCAGTTATCTTGTTGGCTTTTCCCATTACAGCCTGCACTTTTCTCATCAGCCCACACAACTGGAGCAACAGTCTCTACTCTGCAACACTAGAGGATATGCATGAACAGTTAGATATCTTCCTCTCTGCAAAggaaccaaaccaaaacaaaactgtgctTTGTTAAAGCTGGGAAGGCCAAGTCCTCTGGAGCTTGTGCCCTACGAGAAAGAACAACAGCTGTAGCAAACTGGTGAGCAAAACAACGGCTTTCTCAGCGAAGGAGCATCCCTCCTAGAAACAAAAGCTTGGCTGTCAGTGTCTCATTTCATGGAAGGTCTCTCCAAAACTAGCTGGGGAGATTGGTGGGGGGAGAATGGTCATCTGTCATGTGAGGCCTGGAGCCAGAGAAAACAAAGGATCTGTTCTGTGTGCAGAGGGATTGAGTGGAATCTGCACGGAGACTTGGAGAAGGCAAACAGAGCGAGAAGGTGGGAGTCCCCAGAGCAACCTGCAGGGTGGGACAGGCAGTCCCTGCAGAGATCCAAGCCCAGCAGCAATGCATATCCAAGCCCACATATGCATGAGCTCTTAATTTCCCAATACCCATGGTCATCTGAGGTTCCAGTATGGCCTTCCCCACAGCTCTGAATCTGGCCTCTACTGCAGAGCATTCACCCGCAGAGCATTTGCCTGCACTTAGCTAGGGCACCAGAAACACTTCTGGGAACACACATGTGACCTTCCCACAGGCCCTTACCTATGAGTATTGCAGTGCTGTCAGGAGAAGTTTGTGTCTGCCTCCCCAACAGGCAGGGACTGCTAAGCACCAGAGGATTAATCGGGGGGGTAGGCTGAGGCCTCAGATCTGCTCAGGCAAGCCAACAGCCACCTGCTGTTGATCTATCTACGCTAAGGGATGCTGTATCCCTCACATGACACGCATCAGCAGATCAGTTCAGCCCTGGTGCATGCTGCAATGTATCTCTTGTGCACACTCAGAGGTAAGTACCAACCTGTAAGTGATCTGTACCTCCTGCCCTGGTTCATCCTTCTCCCAGATTAAGGCCACTTTATCTGGGGCTACATGGACATGTCGGTCCAGACAATTCACTGGAAGAGAAGATCCACTGTCATTGCTGGGGCAGCTCTCAGTACCTCCTGACTCTCAGAAAGCCAGTACTGGCAGTCCCATTTTCAGATCACACTGAGGGCTGAGCAGGATCCTGCCTGGCATTAGCCTTTTGCTCACGCTGGAACCCATCTTTGCCGACACCAGCCAGCAGGTCACAAGCACCGTCCCAAGCCTGATGCCTCCCTCGCCACACCAGTAGACACTAATCCTCACTATCAGCCTCCCTTGATTTGCAGTCTAACACAGCCTGGTATCTGAACTGCCTCAAGTCCCTTTGGAGGCCACATCCCCACTGCCCTCTGTGGGCCTAGCAAACATTAACTCAGCCGTCACTCTCCTCAGCACTGACTTGCTGTTTCTTCAGCAGCAGACTGGGGCAGTTTTTTCAGTAGCTACTGAAATAGCAGCTCCTAAATAACAAACTTAGGACCAAGTGAAGATCTGTTCAGGAAGGCTGCAGTGTCCAAGATGCAACTTAGTCAGGGCAATGACTGCAGAGTCCCCTGGGTTTCTAGGGCCATGGGAGGCTGAGACTTCAGCTGTAATTCTTCTGCCAAGAAAACTTCCTCACATTGCTAACCAGTGCAGTTTCATCAGGAGCCTTTCCTGATACtattcagtgttttcctttACAGCCGGGTTATGATACGATGCAAGAGCTATAATTtgcagattaagaaaaaaaaaaatttttttgctcCTGAACGTTTGTGGCAAACAAACCTAGAAGCAGGAACAGTAGGATCTCAAAACCCAAAGGCAAATAACTCCTGCTCTTCTGCCCAAATAGATTACTTTAGACCTGATTGCTGGGAGACTTATCTTTGATTTGAGCTCTAGAATCAACAGTGGGGTGAGCAGATGTCCGTACCGAGCCCGGTGCCATCAGCCCCTATTTTTCCCTGTGGCAGGACCCCTAAGGCAGTCGCCCCCAACCCAAGCTTAGAAGAAGACATGGCTGTGAAGGTCTATGGTAGCACTCATTGCTCCcgtattttgctttctgcaggtgcttttctccttagctgggcaGGAACGAACCGATGCAAGGCTGCCTGCCGAGCACCGCGGCTTCAGCTCGCTGCAGAGCCGAGCAAGGCGCCCACGGGGGGGGGACCCCCACCCCAGGGGAGGGGCCGCTCCGAGGGGGGGATCCCGAGGGATCGGCCTTGCTCCTTACCGGCCACGTTGAGCTGTCCTCCCAGGAACCAGGCGGCACGGCCCTGGCGCAGGCAGCAGTCCTGCACGTCGTGGAAGGGGGTGATCCAGGTGAGCCGGCTCCTGCCCAGCGCTCCCCAGAAGGCGTCCCCCTGCTCCACCGACACCTTGTACAAGCCCCGGTGGTCCTTGGGCCCCGGGAACGCCACCGCTTCGGGCATGTACGCCGTCAGGGGCCCGCGGCTCCAGCCccgggctgccgccggcccTCGGGGGCACCAGGAAGCCCGGGAAAGAGCCGGGGGGCGGCAGCGAGccctggccagcagccaggccATGGTGTCCCCCGGCGGGGAAGGAGGATGAGGACGCCCGGagccggctccgcggccggggGCCCCCCGCGGGACGCGGGAGCTCGCCCGCCTCCCTGCCCTGCGCTCGCGGCAGCGCCGGGTGCAGAAAGGCAATCGGCGCTCAGGGAAGCACCGGGACCGAAAATAACCCTGGCGCTAATCTGAGCCCTCGCGGCCTCTCTTGAACGGCCGCCAGGctccaccgccgccgccgccccccgcggctcccgcaCCGGGCTGAGGCTGCCGTGGGGCACGGAGTGGCAGCGGGCAGGAATGCTGCAGCGCATCTCCCCGCGCCCGCCTCTCCCGCCCCCCCAACAGCTGCCTTCTGCCCTCCTTTGCTTCGGGCCCTGCATAAACTAGTGGATTTTTAAGGCGAAGAACTTGGAGATCCTCTTAGCTCCGTTGACCGGGTTCCCCTCCCTTCCTAGGGGCACAAGTGAAGGGCAGGATGAGCCTCCAACTCCAAGCAGAGCTGACCCCAGCCAGGCTCGCC carries:
- the LOC134141050 gene encoding acetyl-coenzyme A synthetase 2-like, mitochondrial: MAWLLARARCRPPALSRASWCPRGPAAARGWSRGPLTAYMPEAVAFPGPKDHRGLYKVSVEQGDAFWGALGRSRLTWITPFHDVQDCCLRQGRAAWFLGGQLNVAVNCLDRHVHVAPDKVALIWEKDEPGQEVQITYRELLELTCRLGNTLKRHGVKRGDRVTIYMPPCPLAVASMLACARIGAVHAVVFAGFSAEALADRIQDAQSETVITVNQGLRGGKVIELKKMVDEAVKQCPGVKRVLVSMRTDSKVPMTALDVPLEEEMMKEDVCCEPVAMDSEDMLFLLYTSGSTGKPKGLVHSQAGYLLYAALTHKYVFDYQHGDVFGCVADIGWITGHSYVVYGPLCNGGTTVLFESTPVHPNPGRYWETVERLKINQFYGAPTAIRLLLRYGDEWVKKYDRSSLKVLGSVGEPINKEAWEWYFHVVGEARCPIVDTWWQTETGGICISPRPSNPGDEILPGMAMRPFFGINPCLLDDKGNVLLENDISGALCISQAWPGMARTIYNDHKRFVETYLTPYPGFFFTGDGVYRTSEGYYQLTGRLDDIINISGHRLGTAEVEDVVNHHAAVAESAVIGYPHEIKGEGAYVFVVLKKDSGYTQEALTAELRELISKKIAKYAAPEYIQVTRRLPKTRSGKIMRRVLRKIVEDKASELGDLTTLDDHEAVQQIIEGHKCLVQGQRSC